The proteins below come from a single Anolis sagrei isolate rAnoSag1 chromosome 8, rAnoSag1.mat, whole genome shotgun sequence genomic window:
- the ZNF319 gene encoding zinc finger protein 319, with the protein MSESWPQPPPQQPPPQQQQQPPPQPPPHHAGAATLPEHPIPSNAVAENALGCAVYGILLQPEPSGLQHHPPLPAGGEPSPKCGVCGHDLGHLSNPQEHQCLAGGHDRSFQCTQCLKIFHQATDLLEHQCLQVEQKPFVCGVCKMGFSLLTSLAQHHNVHNGATAVKCSICEKTYKAAAATAASAPEEPAPPQQPASLNRGPIAAAEKPYSCSICQKPFKHLSELSRHERVHTGEKPYKCSLCDKSFSQSSHLVHHKRTHSAERPYKCSVCEKAFKHRSHLVRHMYAHSGEAHLFRCNVCELHFKESSELLQHPCTPSGERPFRCGACPKAFRRPSDLRQHERTHSTERPFQCDLCQMSFKQQYALMRHRRTHKALVAMGGVASVAGAGIAAAAAAAATPSGESELQTGPFKCSLCEKGFVQPAHLLYHQHVHGIENLFKCNACQKGFSQSSELLRHRCVQSAERPFKCAACSKAYKRASALQKHQLTSHCAEKPLRCTLCERRFFSSSEFVQHRCDPARERPLKCPDCQKRFKYASDLQRHRRVHTGEKPYKCPSCEKAFKQREHLNKHHGVHTREQHYKCMWCGERFLDLGLLQEHSAQHTATEAAAYPVAPCLP; encoded by the coding sequence ATGTCGGAGAGCTGGCCGCAGCCGCCGCCGCAGCAACCTCccccgcagcagcagcagcagcctcccCCACAGCCGCCCCCTCACCATGCCGGGGCGGCCACCCTGCCGGAGCACCCCATCCCCTCGAACGCCGTGGCGGAGAACGCCCTGGGCTGTGCCGTCTACGGCATCCTGCTCCAGCCGGAGCCCAGCGGTCTGCAGCACCATCCTCCGCTCCCGGCAGGTGGAGAGCCCTCCCCCAAGTGTGGAGTCTGCGGGCATGATTTGGGGCACCTCTCCAACCCGCAGGAGCACCAGTGCCTGGCGGGGGGCCACGACCGCTCCTTCCAGTGCACCCAGTGCCTGAAGATCTTCCACCAGGCCACCGACCTCCTGGAGCACCAGTGCCTGCAGGTGGAGCAGAAGCCCTTTGTCTGCGGCGTCTGCAAGATGGGCTTCTCCCTGCTCACCTCCCTGGCCCAGCACCACAACGTCCACAACGGCGCCACCGCCGTCAAGTGCTCCATCTGTGAGAAGACCTACAAGGCGGCCGCCGCCACCGCCGCCTCGGCCCCCGAGGAGCCTGCCCCGCCGCAGCAGCCGGCCTCGCTCAACCGGGGCCCCATTGCCGCGGCCGAGAAGCCCTACAGCTGCTCCATCTGCCAGAAGCCCTTCAAGCACCTCTCGGAGCTGTCGCGGCACGAGCGTGTGcacaccggggagaagccctACAAGTGCAGCCTGTGCGACAAGAGCTTCAGCCAGTCCTCCCACCTGGTGCACCACAAGCGCACCCACAGCGCCGAGCGGCCCTACAAGTGCTccgtctgcgagaaggccttcaaGCACCGCTCCCACCTGGTGCGGCACATGTATGCCCACTCGGGCGAGGCCCACCTCTTCCGCTGCAACGTCTGCGAGCTCCACTTCAAGGAGTCCTCGGAGCTGCTCCAGCACCCCTGCACGCCCAGCGGGGAGCGGCCCTTCCGCTGCGGGGCCTGCCCCAAGGCCTTCCGACGGCCCTCCGACCTGCGCCAGCACGAGCGCACCCACAGCACCGAGCGGCCCTTCCAGTGCGACCTCTGCCAGATGAGCTTCAAGCAGCAATACGCCCTCATGCGCCACCGCCGCACCCACAAAGCCCTGGTGGCCATGGGAGGCGTGGCCAGTGTCGCCGGGGCCGGCATCgctgccgccgctgccgccgccgccactCCCTCCGGGGAGTCGGAGCTGCAGACGGGGCCCTTCAAGTGCTCCCTGTGCGAGAAGGGCTTCGTGCAGCCGGCCCACCTGCTCTACCACCAGCACGTCCACGGCATCGAGAACCTCTTCAAGTGCAACGCCTGCCAGAAGGGCTTCAGCCAGTCCTCAGAGCTGCTGCGCCACCGCTGCGTCCAGAGCGCCGAGCGGCCCTTCAAGTGCGCCGCCTGCAGCAAGGCCTACAAGCGGGCCTCGGCCCTGCAGAAGCACCAGCTGACCTCCCACTGCGCCGAGAAGCCCCTCCGCTGCACCCTCTGCGAGCGgcgcttcttctcctcctccgagTTCGTCCAGCACCGCTGCGACCCGGCCCGCGAGCGGCCCCTCAAGTGCCCCGACTGCCAGAAGCGCTTCAAGTACGCCTCGGACCTGCAGCGCCACCGGCGGGtccacaccggggagaagccctACAAGTGCCCCTCCTGCGAGAAGGCCTTCAAGCAGCGCGAGCACCTCAACAAGCACCACGGCGTCCACACCCGCGAGCAGCACTACAAGTGCATGTGGTGCGGGGAGCGCTTCCTTGACTTGGGACTGCTGCAGGAGCACAGCGCCCAGCATACCGCCACCGAGGCCGCCGCCTACCCCGTGGCCCCGTGCCTGCCCTGA
- the USB1 gene encoding U6 snRNA phosphodiesterase 1 has product MSGAALVGYSSSGSEGEEEEEEEGVESSSSAPAPRLQVPESVLRMFKEQEEQEAPPDESEKHGGRLRTFPHERGNWATHVYVPYAAEEDFQGLLQALLSCARTHVPSLSPLPEFHISLSQVVVLRYHWIAPFVQSLKERLRSASRFICRADQVKVYTNQTKTRTFLGLEVSSGHSKLLELVSEVDKVMEEFSLAPFYKDPSFHLSLAWGLGDLAEALGGPCLQELQETVDGFEDSSSFLRIPGTEVRCKSGNKFFSFPLR; this is encoded by the exons ATGAGCGGCGCGGCGCTGGTCGGGTACAGCAGCTCCGGCTCGGagggcgaagaggaggaggaggaggagggagtggaAAGCTCTTCCAG TGCCCCAGCACCTCGACTCCAAGTGCCAGAGAGTGTCCTGCGCATGTtcaaggagcaggaggagcaggaggcacCGCCGGACGAGAGCGAGAAACACGGAGGGCGCCTGCGCACCTTCCCCCACGAACGGGGCAACTGGGCAACGCACGTCTATGTGCCCT ATGCAGCCGAAGAAGACTTCCAGGGCCTTTTGCAGGCGCTCCTCTCTTGTGCCCGGACCCACGTGCCCTCGCTGAGCCCGCTCCCCGAATTCCACATCAGCCTCTCGCAGGTGGTGGTCCTGCGCTACCACTGGATCGCCCCTTTCGTCCAGTCTCTCAAGGAGCGCCTGCGGTCAGCCTCCAG GTTCATTTGCAGAGCGGACCAAGTAAAGGTTTACACCAACCAGACCAAAACCAG GACCTTCCTTGGCCTGGAAGTCTCTTCGGGACATTCCAAGCTGTTGGAGTTGGTTTCCGAAGTGGATAAAGTCATGGAGGAGTTCAGCCTGGCCCCCTTCTACAAG GACCCTTCCTTCCACCTGAGCCTGGCCTGGGGACTGGGCGACCTGGCCGAAGCCTTGGGAGGACCGTGCCTGCAAGAGCTCCAG GAGACGGTGGATGGCTTTGAGGACTCCTCGTCCTTCCTCCGCATCCCCGGGACGGAGGTCCGGTGCAAGTCGGGCAATaagttcttctccttccctttgcgGTAG